The Nitrosomonas communis genome has a segment encoding these proteins:
- a CDS encoding bifunctional diguanylate cyclase/phosphodiesterase: MKWKISLLTSMILLIVVTIFSIISYKRLINNIDQQSEQQYQRHVREVEKLIEQISHSSHLLIRMLPFLKGMDVALSTQNTKQIEEAFDHHWPLLQLQNGIEAVRFYDQFDQLLVGWDSFEPDIYRDKLIKEHVSKVNFHEHPANPLICLESCIQYTIEPLLIEGVRAGTIVIGASLADVFLGFKRTFGSDIGLFLKEKKYKITHNDVWFPEWDIRLAALTNRDKNIDVLNQTLKEYPDLVSLKQGIQTQSNQRHQRIKLLPLQGIGVTDQAHLVIITDITETIEAIRDAIWRIVSIGLIGLIFSGILLFAILSKPLSQLKHIVFTLPLLAGGSFGIFRATLSSMGRKQWLKDEIDLLYEAAIALSHKLEKLEDKVIYRTKQLVKQRDELSKEKDFIAHLLNTAQVVVLTQDVKGKIMMLNAYGEMLMRYTEEEIKSKTFFELLLLDGTQYHLNEDLKQVCYGQREQLRHETITLCNDGSKKHIVWLHSRLSWQSEEDSSVLSVGLDITEYKRVESNLIWLANHDPLTNLFNRRRFSEELERMIIWSQQNQQPGALLFFDLDRFKYINDTSGHQAGDSLLKKVADMLSHTIRAVDIKARLGGDEFAVILPEITASGAIEVAKKILFHISETQLIVKNRTHKIAASIGIALFPEHGNTVHDLLAAADLAMYQAKDKGRGTWHLFSNDDEIRERMHTLVYWKEKIEYANLYDEYLLYFQPIMSLYDRTITHYEVLLRMRDKDGTIYTPGAFIAAAEHIGLIHEIDHMVLRKAIAQAAMINKLGNRIRLSINLSAHAFKDPELLPLIRNELMFHGVDPTLLMFEITETAALENFFGTKQLLEEIKKLGCGFVLDDFGVGFSSFRYLRELPVDAVKIDGSFVKDLANSSADRVLVKALCSVAKEFGKKITAEFVENEEVLILLEKMGVDFAQGYYIGKPCAGNEIFHHLKLDGAVNKLEYSYSGKKVIPFRNQK; encoded by the coding sequence TTGAAATGGAAAATTTCATTATTAACCAGCATGATATTGCTGATAGTGGTTACGATATTCAGCATCATTAGCTATAAGAGACTCATCAATAATATTGATCAACAAAGCGAGCAGCAATATCAGCGTCATGTCCGCGAAGTCGAAAAGCTCATTGAGCAAATTTCACATAGTTCTCATTTACTCATCAGGATGCTCCCTTTTCTGAAAGGGATGGATGTAGCCCTATCAACACAAAATACTAAGCAAATTGAAGAGGCATTTGACCATCACTGGCCATTATTGCAGCTCCAGAATGGAATTGAAGCGGTAAGATTTTATGATCAATTTGATCAACTCCTAGTAGGTTGGGATAGTTTCGAGCCAGACATCTATCGTGACAAGCTTATTAAGGAGCATGTGAGTAAAGTCAATTTTCATGAACATCCAGCTAACCCATTGATCTGCCTGGAAAGTTGTATTCAGTATACGATCGAGCCGCTTCTGATAGAAGGTGTCCGTGCAGGAACGATTGTTATTGGCGCCTCACTAGCTGATGTTTTCTTGGGTTTTAAGCGAACATTTGGTTCGGATATTGGTTTATTTCTAAAAGAAAAAAAATACAAGATCACACATAATGATGTATGGTTTCCTGAATGGGATATACGCTTGGCAGCATTGACCAATAGAGATAAAAACATTGATGTCCTTAATCAAACGTTAAAAGAATATCCAGATCTTGTGAGTCTCAAGCAAGGAATCCAAACTCAATCGAATCAACGCCATCAGCGGATAAAACTCTTGCCGTTACAAGGGATAGGTGTGACGGATCAGGCACATTTGGTTATCATTACTGATATCACAGAGACCATTGAAGCAATTCGTGATGCTATTTGGCGTATCGTCAGCATTGGTTTAATTGGTTTAATATTTTCAGGAATATTATTATTTGCCATTCTTTCCAAGCCACTTTCACAGCTTAAGCATATCGTATTTACCTTGCCACTTTTGGCGGGAGGAAGCTTTGGAATTTTCCGAGCGACGCTTTCCTCAATGGGTAGAAAGCAGTGGCTAAAGGATGAGATTGATCTTCTTTATGAAGCGGCAATAGCACTATCTCATAAGCTTGAGAAGCTGGAGGATAAGGTTATTTACCGTACCAAGCAACTTGTAAAGCAACGGGATGAATTAAGTAAAGAGAAAGATTTTATTGCGCATTTGCTGAATACAGCACAGGTTGTCGTGCTGACTCAGGATGTTAAAGGCAAGATAATGATGTTAAACGCATATGGCGAAATGCTGATGCGTTATACTGAAGAAGAGATTAAAAGTAAAACTTTTTTTGAGTTACTGTTGCTGGATGGGACGCAATATCATCTTAACGAGGACTTAAAACAGGTATGTTACGGTCAACGTGAACAATTGAGGCATGAGACAATTACTTTATGTAATGATGGTTCAAAAAAACATATTGTTTGGTTGCATTCCCGATTGTCGTGGCAATCTGAGGAAGATTCATCAGTACTCTCCGTTGGCCTGGATATTACAGAATACAAGCGTGTTGAAAGTAATTTGATATGGTTGGCTAATCATGATCCATTGACCAACTTATTTAATAGACGCCGTTTCAGTGAAGAGCTCGAGCGGATGATCATTTGGTCGCAGCAGAACCAACAACCGGGTGCATTGTTATTTTTTGATCTCGATCGATTTAAATACATTAATGATACCAGCGGACACCAGGCTGGTGATTCTTTACTTAAAAAAGTTGCAGACATGCTGTCTCATACTATTCGTGCGGTAGATATAAAGGCGCGTTTGGGAGGAGATGAATTTGCAGTGATTCTGCCAGAGATTACAGCAAGTGGAGCTATTGAAGTCGCTAAGAAAATTCTATTTCACATAAGTGAAACCCAGTTAATCGTGAAAAATAGGACGCACAAAATTGCGGCAAGTATTGGAATAGCTCTTTTTCCGGAACATGGTAATACAGTGCATGATTTATTGGCTGCAGCCGACCTTGCTATGTATCAGGCCAAGGATAAAGGACGGGGAACTTGGCATTTGTTTTCCAATGACGATGAAATAAGAGAGCGAATGCACACTCTGGTCTATTGGAAAGAAAAAATCGAGTATGCCAATCTATATGATGAGTATTTGCTCTATTTCCAACCGATTATGTCGCTATATGATAGAACGATTACCCATTATGAAGTGTTGTTACGTATGCGCGATAAAGACGGCACTATTTATACGCCTGGTGCTTTTATTGCTGCTGCAGAACATATTGGCCTTATCCACGAGATCGATCATATGGTGTTGCGCAAGGCCATTGCCCAAGCAGCCATGATCAATAAATTGGGTAATCGAATTCGCTTGTCAATCAATTTGTCTGCACATGCTTTCAAAGATCCGGAATTACTCCCCCTGATTAGAAATGAACTGATGTTTCATGGTGTCGATCCCACTCTTTTAATGTTTGAAATAACAGAGACTGCGGCTCTTGAGAATTTCTTTGGAACTAAACAACTACTTGAAGAAATTAAAAAACTTGGCTGCGGCTTTGTGCTGGATGATTTTGGTGTTGGTTTTTCATCTTTTCGCTATTTGAGAGAGTTGCCGGTCGATGCTGTTAAGATAGATGGCTCATTTGTTAAAGATCTCGCAAATAGCTCTGCTGATCGAGTATTGGTTAAAGCCTTATGTAGTGTGGCAAAGGAATTTGGTAAGAAAATTACAGCTGAATTTGTTGAGAATGAGGAAGTGCTTATCTTGCTGGAAAAAATGGGAGTTGATTTTGCGCAAGGCTATTATATTGGTAAGCCATGTGCAGGGAATGAGATCTTCCATCACCTGAAGCTTGATGGTGCTGTCAATAAATTAGAGTATTCCTATTCTGGCAAAAAAGTAATTCCATTTCGAAATCAAAAATGA
- a CDS encoding type 2 periplasmic-binding domain-containing protein, with product MAARFADFLCCILLLLLLLVVTPATSGTLGNDSVEVVVHPSIAIRNISRNSLRAIFGMRLRAWQDGSPIRVFVLPDEAPLHHLFAKEKLNIFPYQLRSAWDRLIFSGTGQAPFLVNSEEEMRVRVATTSGAIGYLKRVNIDDGIQILHVE from the coding sequence ATGGCAGCACGCTTCGCTGATTTTTTGTGCTGTATTCTGTTGCTGCTTTTGTTACTCGTTGTAACCCCTGCCACAAGCGGTACTTTGGGTAATGATTCTGTTGAAGTGGTTGTTCACCCTAGTATAGCCATACGTAATATTTCCAGAAACTCGCTACGTGCGATTTTTGGCATGCGCCTTAGAGCATGGCAGGATGGTTCCCCTATCAGAGTTTTTGTGCTTCCTGACGAAGCGCCGTTGCACCATCTTTTTGCCAAAGAAAAACTCAATATCTTTCCATACCAATTACGTTCTGCATGGGACCGGCTTATTTTTTCAGGAACAGGCCAGGCACCCTTTCTAGTAAATTCTGAAGAAGAAATGCGCGTCCGGGTTGCCACAACATCGGGCGCTATCGGTTATTTGAAAAGAGTAAATATAGATGACGGCATCCAAATTCTCCATGTTGAATAG
- a CDS encoding PEP-CTERM/exosortase system-associated acyltransferase, translating into MNDIVAAFHEYFEIVVADTPELLKEVFSLRYYIWCITERYFDASSYQDQLERDEFDDRSVHILLRHRSSNTFVGTARLILSINLFKNSKLPIELHTHFYSEFTDSKLLRPHTAEISRLAIRNDFLKRKEDLYFDNSINTMENFNRGRRRRFPHPMLALMVGLIQICARLEIYYWFSAMTPALNRLLGFYGMQHDPIGPFVDYYGLRRPYYISLFDMLERMYISHPNIWELVTDNGRIWPVNLQELKSMYRHQQDLPNNYVNIMTC; encoded by the coding sequence ATGAATGATATTGTGGCAGCCTTTCATGAATATTTTGAAATTGTGGTAGCTGATACACCTGAATTACTGAAAGAGGTTTTTAGCTTAAGATATTATATCTGGTGTATTACAGAACGATATTTTGATGCTTCTTCTTATCAAGACCAGTTAGAAAGAGATGAATTTGACGATCGTTCAGTGCATATCCTGCTACGCCACCGCTCTTCTAATACGTTTGTTGGTACGGCACGTTTGATATTATCTATTAACTTATTTAAAAATAGTAAGTTACCCATAGAATTACATACTCATTTTTATTCTGAATTTACAGATTCTAAGCTCTTGCGTCCGCATACAGCTGAAATTTCAAGATTAGCGATTCGGAATGACTTCCTCAAGCGAAAAGAGGATCTGTATTTTGATAACAGCATTAATACGATGGAAAACTTTAATAGAGGGCGACGTAGGCGTTTTCCTCATCCTATGTTAGCATTAATGGTTGGTCTTATTCAGATATGTGCCAGACTTGAAATTTATTACTGGTTTTCTGCAATGACTCCTGCTTTAAATAGGCTATTAGGTTTTTATGGGATGCAGCATGATCCTATTGGGCCATTTGTAGATTATTATGGTTTACGCCGTCCATATTATATAAGCTTATTTGATATGCTCGAAAGGATGTATATAAGTCATCCAAATATTTGGGAATTAGTGACAGATAACGGTAGAATTTGGCCGGTTAATCTTCAGGAGCTTAAATCGATGTATAGACATCAACAAGACTTGCCGAATAATTATGTAAACATAATGACCTGCTAA
- a CDS encoding IS630 family transposase, whose product MSSRYGLTDQELAELEFEHRHTTDKRYAGWVKVVYLLGKGWSAAKVAHALLNDREMVRNQFQRYGKGGLAAWQRNDAGGSDAALTQHLRENLYLTAKEIAQYVEQTWQVAYRESGMTQLLHRLGYFYKKPRLIPGKANAERQKEFVEYYQTLKAKKAPDDPIYFMDATHPQHNPIAGYGWIRRGQDHQIPGNTGRQCINLNGAIDCAGLCPIIRYDDTIHAQSTIALLQQIEQQHPAAARIYVICDNARYYYSQLVTEYLSDLKIQLIFLPPYAPDLNLIGRYWRFFKKEILYGKYYQTFALFKQACDDCFVASNCYKEALRSLLTDNFQVIDCA is encoded by the coding sequence ATGTCCTCACGCTACGGCCTAACCGATCAAGAACTCGCTGAGTTAGAGTTTGAACACCGTCATACTACCGATAAGCGTTATGCTGGTTGGGTTAAGGTTGTTTATCTGTTAGGTAAAGGGTGGTCGGCCGCCAAGGTTGCACACGCCCTGTTGAATGACCGTGAAATGGTGCGCAATCAATTCCAGCGATATGGTAAAGGCGGATTGGCTGCCTGGCAAAGAAACGACGCTGGCGGCAGCGACGCTGCGCTTACTCAGCATCTGCGTGAGAATCTCTATCTCACCGCTAAAGAAATCGCGCAGTACGTGGAGCAGACGTGGCAGGTTGCTTACAGAGAAAGTGGCATGACACAGTTATTACATCGATTGGGCTATTTTTACAAAAAACCCAGGCTGATTCCAGGCAAAGCCAATGCTGAGCGGCAAAAGGAGTTTGTTGAATACTATCAAACCCTGAAAGCAAAAAAAGCACCGGATGATCCGATTTATTTCATGGACGCCACGCATCCGCAGCACAACCCAATCGCTGGATATGGATGGATCAGACGTGGCCAGGATCATCAAATTCCGGGCAACACAGGTCGACAATGCATCAACCTCAATGGCGCTATCGATTGCGCTGGACTATGCCCAATCATTCGCTATGATGACACGATCCATGCACAATCCACGATAGCGTTGTTGCAACAAATCGAGCAACAACATCCCGCTGCTGCCCGTATATACGTCATCTGTGATAATGCCCGCTATTATTACTCTCAGCTCGTTACTGAATACTTGTCAGATTTAAAAATCCAATTGATCTTCCTGCCACCTTATGCACCCGATCTGAATCTGATTGGGCGCTATTGGCGATTCTTCAAAAAAGAAATTCTGTATGGCAAGTACTATCAAACTTTTGCCTTGTTCAAGCAAGCTTGCGATGATTGCTTTGTTGCTTCCAACTGCTATAAGGAAGCGCTACGCTCCTTGTTAACCGATAATTTTCAGGTGATCGATTGCGCTTGA
- a CDS encoding pyridoxal-dependent decarboxylase, exosortase A system-associated, translated as MRPKHVPMKQFPVQNNCLHVGGISLVRLSQRVGKTPFYAYDRQLITERVHLLRRCLPEEIHLHYAMKANPMPAVVQHLAGLVDGMDVASVGEMKVALDAGISPDKISFAGPGKNEHELACAIAAGIVISMESERELERITTLAEQMGICPKVAVRVNPDFELKSSGMKMGGEAKQFGIDVERVPAMLARISKLGLDLEGLHIFCGSQNLKAEAIQDAHDKTLQLGLQLAQVSPIPIRTLNMGGGFGVPYFPGEKPLDLVAVGKNLQRLLSEIKPELPGIRFVIELGRYVVAEAGVYVCRVLDKKLSKGRVFLVTDGGLHQHLAASGNFGQVIRKNYPVIVGNKVEASETEVVSVVGPLCTPLDLLADQMELSRADIGDLIVVFQSGAYGLTASPTAFLSHPEPLEVLV; from the coding sequence ATGCGTCCGAAACATGTTCCTATGAAGCAATTTCCTGTACAGAATAATTGCCTTCATGTTGGGGGCATTTCTCTTGTACGACTTAGCCAGCGAGTGGGTAAAACTCCTTTTTATGCTTATGATAGGCAATTGATTACTGAGCGTGTCCATTTGCTGCGTCGTTGTCTGCCTGAAGAGATTCATCTTCACTATGCAATGAAAGCTAATCCTATGCCTGCTGTTGTTCAGCATCTAGCTGGACTGGTGGATGGTATGGATGTGGCCTCTGTCGGAGAAATGAAAGTGGCACTGGATGCAGGAATATCTCCTGACAAGATTAGTTTTGCAGGTCCAGGAAAAAATGAGCATGAGCTCGCTTGTGCCATTGCCGCAGGTATTGTGATCAGCATGGAATCTGAGCGGGAATTGGAGCGTATCACGACGCTAGCTGAACAGATGGGTATCTGTCCTAAGGTAGCTGTTCGAGTGAATCCAGATTTTGAGCTTAAATCTTCTGGAATGAAAATGGGCGGGGAAGCAAAACAGTTTGGTATTGACGTGGAACGCGTTCCTGCTATGCTTGCTCGTATAAGCAAGCTAGGATTAGACTTAGAAGGATTGCATATTTTCTGTGGGTCACAGAACCTTAAAGCAGAAGCTATCCAAGATGCCCATGATAAAACGTTGCAGCTAGGGTTGCAACTTGCACAAGTATCACCTATTCCGATCCGTACATTGAATATGGGAGGGGGGTTTGGAGTACCATATTTTCCCGGCGAAAAGCCACTTGATCTTGTTGCTGTGGGAAAGAACTTACAACGTTTATTATCAGAAATAAAACCGGAGTTGCCTGGAATCCGCTTTGTAATTGAACTGGGACGCTATGTTGTAGCGGAAGCGGGGGTTTATGTGTGTCGTGTATTAGATAAAAAATTATCAAAAGGGCGAGTGTTTTTAGTGACCGATGGCGGATTGCACCAACATCTCGCTGCTTCAGGGAATTTTGGTCAAGTCATACGTAAAAATTATCCTGTCATTGTTGGCAACAAAGTAGAAGCTTCCGAAACAGAAGTGGTCTCTGTCGTGGGACCACTCTGTACTCCACTTGATTTGTTGGCAGATCAGATGGAATTGTCCAGGGCAGATATTGGAGACTTAATTGTCGTATTCCAGTCCGGGGCGTATGGCCTGACAGCAAGCCCGACAGCCTTCCTAAGTCACCCTGAGCCTCTAGAAGTGTTAGTTTAA
- a CDS encoding acyl-CoA ligase (AMP-forming), exosortase A system-associated, which produces MPHLFHELVFNSANDGVTTEALVYQHLRLDYAALAQEIQLAANALLALGLGREERLAIYLEKRFEAVIAIFAASTAGGVFVPINPLLKAAQVAYILKDCNVRILVTSVDRLNLLISVLPECHDLHTVIVVGPTEHLPVITGVHIICWQEAMTLPGSIRSYRCIDSDMAAILYTSGSTGKPKGVVLSHRNLVTGAKSVSQYLKNNQDDRILSVLPLSFDYGLSQLSTAFYVGATNVLMNYLLPRDIIHEVIRESITGLAAVPSLWIQLAQLKWEKVITLRYLTNSGGAMPQATLNKLRCALPNTSIFLMYGLTEAFRSTFLPPEEADKRPSSIGKAIPNVEVLVLREDGSQCAPGEPGELVHRGPLVSMGYWNDTEKTTKSFRPLLRHSGLTMPEIAVWSGDTVRMDEEGYLYFIGRCDDMIKTSGYRVSPTEIEEIIYSTECVAEAAAIGVPHPTLGQAIIVVVVPLEGVNLDTDALLLACRRDLPAFMVPSLIKLRQGHLLRNPNGKIDRKSIAQEFLDIFISVEI; this is translated from the coding sequence ATGCCGCATCTTTTTCATGAATTGGTTTTTAATTCTGCAAATGATGGTGTGACTACTGAAGCACTTGTGTATCAGCACCTGAGATTGGATTATGCCGCCCTGGCACAAGAGATCCAACTTGCAGCAAATGCATTGCTGGCTTTGGGACTGGGGCGAGAAGAGCGTCTTGCTATTTATCTTGAGAAAAGGTTTGAAGCAGTCATTGCCATTTTTGCTGCTTCTACTGCGGGCGGTGTTTTTGTGCCAATCAACCCGTTGCTTAAAGCAGCACAAGTGGCTTATATCCTTAAAGACTGTAATGTGAGAATATTGGTCACATCAGTTGATCGGCTTAATTTGCTCATCTCTGTTTTGCCAGAATGTCATGATCTTCATACTGTGATCGTAGTAGGACCAACTGAACATTTACCAGTCATTACCGGTGTGCATATAATTTGCTGGCAAGAAGCCATGACTCTACCCGGATCAATCCGCTCTTATCGGTGTATTGATAGTGACATGGCTGCCATCTTATATACCTCGGGTAGTACGGGCAAGCCCAAAGGTGTGGTACTTTCGCATCGTAATTTGGTCACCGGGGCAAAAAGTGTTTCGCAATATCTAAAAAATAATCAAGATGATCGAATTCTATCCGTATTACCGCTTAGTTTTGATTACGGCTTGAGTCAGTTGTCGACAGCTTTTTACGTTGGTGCAACCAATGTTTTGATGAACTATTTGTTGCCGCGCGATATTATCCATGAAGTCATCCGGGAAAGCATCACGGGTCTTGCTGCTGTTCCTTCACTATGGATCCAGCTTGCTCAGTTAAAATGGGAAAAGGTAATAACGCTACGCTATCTAACTAACTCGGGGGGGGCAATGCCCCAGGCTACACTTAATAAACTTCGCTGTGCACTCCCCAATACGAGTATATTTCTGATGTATGGTTTGACAGAAGCATTCCGTTCAACTTTTTTGCCACCGGAGGAAGCCGACAAACGTCCCAGTTCCATTGGCAAGGCGATTCCCAATGTGGAAGTATTAGTACTGCGCGAGGATGGTTCGCAGTGTGCGCCAGGTGAGCCTGGGGAACTAGTACATCGCGGACCGTTAGTATCCATGGGTTACTGGAATGATACTGAAAAGACCACAAAATCTTTTAGACCGCTTTTACGACACTCTGGTTTGACCATGCCAGAGATAGCGGTATGGTCGGGTGACACGGTACGTATGGATGAGGAGGGCTATTTATATTTTATAGGCCGTTGTGATGACATGATCAAGACTTCGGGTTACCGGGTAAGCCCTACTGAAATCGAAGAGATTATTTATTCAACAGAGTGTGTTGCTGAAGCAGCAGCAATTGGTGTGCCGCATCCCACTTTGGGTCAGGCGATTATTGTAGTGGTGGTACCGCTTGAAGGGGTTAATTTGGATACCGATGCATTGCTATTGGCCTGCAGGCGCGATCTTCCCGCTTTCATGGTGCCAAGTTTAATCAAGCTACGACAAGGCCACCTCTTGCGTAATCCAAATGGCAAAATTGATCGTAAAAGTATAGCTCAGGAATTTCTAGATATCTTTATATCAGTAGAAATATGA